In Miscanthus floridulus cultivar M001 chromosome 8, ASM1932011v1, whole genome shotgun sequence, the sequence aaaacaacacTCTAACTACTTTGTATCTAAACTGCATATAGATAACCATTTGGTAAATCTCCTCCTCAACCCACAAATATGCACAGGTGTTTTGTGCTTGTTATTTGTCCAGACGCACCCTCCACTGTGATTTTCACATGGTTTCCCTGTTTCATCCGATTTTTCCTTCTCCCACACGCTTCTAAGTTTTAGGAAGccaattgaaagtgcatctaagctctaagtgggttttgatgaattgaattACAACACGATTAAGGgactaacaaatttcatgataATGACATATATTTAGTCCCAGGTATAGTTGATATGGTTTGGGACCATATTGTCAAGCaaatgacataaatgagaaatgagTCCCAGGTTTATTGACAAAATGCATAAATGATAAGTATATGATGAATATAGCATTAGGGACATGGTTTGATGGAAATCAAATAGTCTTTATATGAAGCTTGGTCATATGGTGCAAAGTTGAAAATGGTCTCTCATAATGTTGAAAGGTTGTTGAAGCTTAAGGTGTGTTTGGTTGCTCGAATGGAGTTTTGTAGACCCGCATCGTATATCCTACATGAGGGGAAGCAGGCTCAGTTGGTGCAAATTCTAAGAAAGAAAGCGTTTGGTGAAACTGCATGAACCATGCAAAACATATTGAGATCTTGTTTTGTTAGCTGCATGAGTGGATGCAACTTAGCAGAGTCTGACATGTAGACGTACTCCTACTGTCAATGCATCTGCCCAGCCAGGCTCCACAGCGAAGGCCAATTCAGCTGCATCACCGGAGCCTGCATGACACCTTATCTTTGCATCTGCGAATGCAGCAGCCAAACCAAACGCCTTGCTCTGCACATTTATACGCATGCACCCATCCAAACACACCCTTGAAAGATCTCAATATGAATATTACTAACAAGGAAACTCAtgaaaacaatctagttcaagcaaaaggcaacaatgcaaatgaaatggATTTCAATTTATGCTCATTGTTGGTTCAAATCACTATGTGGCTTGGGATGGCCTAAAAAGTGAAGATAACAAGTAAAAGCCTTCGAGGTTTAAGCAAATATTAAGGGCAAGTGATGACTTAGGCGCCAATGGACCACGGCTAAGGTGAAAaggagagtacttgcattgagtcttgCACAAGTCAAGCTATGCGAAGTCATATTATGAGGAGAATAAAAAATCTTATTGGACTATATAAAAAATGACATTTGGATGAAAAGGTGTAGTTTTGATCAAATGGTTTGAAAAATCCAAAGTTATAGCTCAAGATAGTTCAACTCAGAGCAATGAAGATATTTGTCTCTTCAAAATCTAGGACATTGATCTCTGAGCCTAACCCTCTATGAAATCGAAGAAATCGTGCTAGACAAAGATGATATTCGGTCATCAAAATTAAGACGACAAGCCTAGCACCCAGATGTCTGGCCCTAGGCCTGTGTCCAGACGTGACTCCCGTTTAACGCACCCGTTGCGCCCTCTCATGTAAATCAAAATAGAATTACGTCCGTTGCGCCCGCGCAACAGGAGAGCGCGCCTGCCGCACCCACGTCACCACGCGTCTACGCCCCTGTTCCCAAACTACGACCTACGCGGCCCCCTCCGCCCAGCGCACGCCCATCCCGCTCTGGAGGTAGCGTCCGTCCGTATGGAGCTCCCTCGCTTGCGCCCGACACACGCAGCTCCATTGTCCCGCGCCCATCGCCCATTCGTCGTTCGTGTGGATGCCCTGTCGGCTCCAGGAGAGATGATGCAGTAGAAGGTGGGAGGAGGAGAGAtgtaacacccgatctacttttgaaacatccaaatacaacggctgcaacatacgtctaaaggcagttgaaacacttgaaacatgcttttgaaacacttgaaaaacacatCTGAAACACACTTAAAAACCATTGCAACAATACGCAACATCCGAATAAAATacatgcaacatatgcaacatccagataaacacaattACAAAATGCGTCCGGAAAACACAGATTAAACATTgggaacaaaagcttgcaacGTACGTgtgcaaccattgcaacatatgcaacatctcgatctacttttgaaacatccgcaTGAAACAATCGCAACATACatgtgaaacatctgaaacacttgaaacaaacgcttgcaacatgcactttcaAGCGTAACATCTGCTCAGACGAATGGCGGGTACAACTCCACCGCCCGCCGGCTCTGATCCATAGCTGCTGCCCCTGATAGGAGGAGAGTCGAACCCACCATGGTCGCGGCCGGATCGAAGGGCGGGTCTGGGATGGGGAGCGGGGTGGAAGGCGTGGACCGGGGCAACGCCGCGCGCACGTGCCGGAGCTATGCGTCGACCCGTGCTAGAGCAGGGCCGCGCGCCCGCCGGGGCCGCCACCGGGGTCGCGCCCTGTCACCGCACCGGAGCAGGAGGACGGAGAGGGAGGCAGCGGGGCGCGCCTCGTGCGACATGCGTGGGGCGGGGGCGCGGCTTGGTAGAGGAGCGTTGCGGCATGGGTGCGGCAGGTGCAGAGATGCCGCGGTGGGGGAAGGGGGCGGGAGGAATGAACAGGTGCGAAAATGAGTGGACAGGGCGTCCATCGTCCAGATGTCTTAACTGTATTATTGTCGAAATTAAGATGAGAGACAAATAAGACATTGGATAAGCTTGTACAGTTGGGCAGACTACTATCAGcgacggagccagcggtggggctggggggctctagccccctaCTGATTCTGGGCATGTGGAGCCccctaagccctctcttaaaattttatacaTATATGTATTAGATAAGATGAGCTAAGgttaagaaaaaataaaaaaacctcTATTATTTTGTTCAGTCCCATCTAAATTTTTTTCTCGCTTCGTCGCTGACTATGATCCCTACGTGCCACGTGTGCATGGTTCTCGCACAAAAACCATGTCTGCCAACGCTCTCGCCGTTTCGCGTGGCGCAGCCCCGGCCCGAGCCGCTCCCCGCTGGCGCACGTGAGCGGCATGCCGCCACAGATCGGGATCGGGAGCAGAGCACCCACCCCGCCACTCCCTTCCAAAGATTTTTTCCCAGTCAAGTCGcctcccctctctccttccatcttaCACAGTCACACACTGCGGCCCCAGCGAGATCGcgaggcggcggccatggcgaagcTCAAGCCTTCCTCCGCCGGCGCCAAGTCGACCGCGGCTGCCGCCGCGCCTGCGCCGCCGGCCACAGTGCACTCGGCGCTGGTCACCTACACCTCCATGCTCGCGCTCCTCTCCCTCTGGCCGCCCTTCGTCATCCTCCTGTGAGTGGCGCCTCCCTccactacccccccccccccccccccccgcccctccCTGCTCCTTCCAATCGCACCCGCATTCCTGACCCGCCGCTTGGATCAACCCCCGAGCCTCGTCTCGTCTCGTCGCTCCCTAGCAATTTCTCTAGAGGGGGAGGACGGCTGTTCGCTGTTTGTTACTGTTGTGATTGATTTTCTCGGCGCCGCGCAGGTGGTACACGATGGTGCACGCGGACGGATCGGTGGTGCGGACTTACGAGCACCTCAGGGAGCACGGCGTGCTCGAGGGGCTCAAGGCCATCTGGCCCATGCCCACCCTCGTCGCATGGAAGATCATCTTCGGCTTCGGACTCTTCGAGGCCGTCCTGCAGCTGCTGCTCCCTGGGAAGCGCTTCGAAGGGCCCATCTCGCCTGCCGGGAACGTGCCGGTCTACAAGGTCCGTGCTGTCACTCCTGGTGTCCAACTTGTGTGAACCTCGTCCCTTCTCTGAAATCGTACTGTTCAATATTGTCCAATTCGTGTCTGTTGTACCTTATATTCTTGCTTTGTTATCTTAATTACTACTAAATGCAACAACATTAGGCAACTATTACCTGATTACCTGCTGTCCGAGTGCCCTAGCATGTTTAACTGATATTGTTATTTATTGTTATGCTCAATGTTATTGTGTGGTTCATTGGTTTTGCTGTTCAAATTAGGGCAAGCGTTTAGTACTACTACCTTTTGCCTTATAGCCTGCATTTTGTTTAAATTTTGTCCTCTTCTTTGTTGTCAGGCAAATGGCTTACAAGCATATGCAGTGACCTTGATAACTTACCTCGGTTTGTGGTGGTAAGGCTATCCTTTTTCTTTGGTCAACCTTCTGTTCGTGTAATTTTAACTTGGTTCCATTGCTCCCCTTTCAAGAGATGTTGAAGGGCATGCATGAAATGAATAAATGTTGGCATCATATGATTTACCTGCTATCAGCACTCCATCACACATCTTCACTATTCATCCATCTTGTAAATAGAGCAAAATAAGGTTCTGGAACCTTTGACCTTGCGGTCATCAAACTGATAATCCTTGTATGTGTGCCTGTAGTTTTTCTATCTTTTGATATTCTCCGCATTTCTATGTATCTTTTTGTTATTATAAGCATAGGAGCTAATCGAGTTTGCTTTATCCCTCCAATTTCCTTTCCAAATTGGGGTGTTGACCCTCTTAAATTGTGTCTGCCGATGTGTCATTTGTCCACAAGTAAACCGGCTAACACAAAGAAAGTTCTGTGTCAGGTTCGGTATATTTAACCCTGCAATAGTGTATGATCACTTGGGGGAGATATACtctgctcttgtttttggaagcTTTGTGTTCTGTATTTTTCTCTACATAAAGGTGAGCTATGTTAAAAAACAGCGTTGCTTCCTTTTTTCATTAGCTACTATGTTTCATCTCATCAAcattttcttttcctttctaGGGTCATGTAGCTCCATCTTCATCTGACTCTGGATCCTCAGGGAATGTGATAATTGACTTCTACTGGGTAAGCGTTGTTAAATATACACTGTATTTGACATTGATAACAAAGTACGTGCTTCTTTGTTGGTCCATTCTTATAACACTCAATTTTCCAGGGTATGGAGCTGTACCCTCGGATTGGCAAGTACTTTGATATCAAAGTCTTCACAAACTGTCGTTTCGGTATGATGTCCTGGGCTGTTCTTGCTGTAACGTACTGCATAAAGCAGGTCAGAATATTATAATATCTTCTCTTAtgttagtttcacaatttttggtatTGTTACTcattgatgtggtggtggtgtaTTACCATGCCAATTTAAAGATGGAAAGTCCATCATATGAGGCAGTTATCCCTTGGACTTACAGTTGATTCCTTGGACACTTGCTGTGCAGTATGAAATGAATGGCAGAGTTGCTGATTCTATGCTTGTGAATACTGCACTTATGTTGATCTATATCACTAAGTTCTTTTGGTGGGAATCTGGATATTGGTGTACTATGGACATTGCTCATGATAGAGGTATTACAGCTCTATTACAGTACTATGGAATTAAGATGATTATTTTCTCCACTAGCTTTGCTTTTTATGTAATGTTCAATTTGTTTCACTTTGAGAAGTTTTGGTTTTTTTAAATCAAGTGAAATAAATATTTCATTTGAAAAGTGCTATCGTCATGTGTGGAAGTGCTCACATGATGTAATTGCTTCACTGTTGTCACAAAACGGCAAGATATGTTGCTCTTCTATCACCATTTGCATTGAAACAACAATTTAATATACTCTAGGTCTAGGacaaacagaaaaaaaaagatcAAAGTTAACTAAAAAATAACCTAGGAGGAACTAGGTAGCTTTTTTGTTAAGAGAAATAGGTATCTGAAATTGCCTCAACAAGAATTCTAACATTGGTTTTCCACATCCAACTGAACTAGGCTACGTAATAAAACATAGAAGCTTTGCATAACACATAAAATAGAGCATATTTTTCATCAGAATTTTTATTACCAGTCCACTTTCATTGAACGTGTGAGCACTGCACATAATATTTATGAACTACTGCAATTACCAGGAGTTGCAGATGCAAAACTGACCTTACCAGAGAAAGATTTTGATCTCCTTCAGATTGTAAACATTAAATggtgaatgaaaaaaaaaacagtgatgAAAGGAGTTTAGATATTCCTGTAGCCTACTCTATTTCAATGGTGTTGCCTAGGCGTCCGGGCTGACCCAACTTGCCTTGGGGGTCTAGCACTGTTCCCCTAaatggtcgtttagcccgtttgaACGCTACAGTGGTACCCTGTTTCTGTTTAATTGGCTGTCTATCCCCTTTAAATGGCTGTTTTGCCCCTTCAATTGGCCATTTCGTCTGAATGATGGTTAAACTGTAGGTGACCAATTGTTTGCCATTTACAAAAACACTATGGTCTAGTTACGCCTTGTCGCGTAGGCAAGCGATAAGGTGCACCCAGCTTGCCTTGTCGCCTTTGAATAGCCTGTGGGGCCTGAATCTTATTTCATTGGAGTGTGAACCAAACTCAAAGACGAAGGCCCTACTATGATGAAAATATTTCTTTTCTCTATAGCATAATTGTTCTAGGAAAAGACAGGTAGGTCATAAGAAACCCTCATAAATAGCTTGATGATAATATCGTCATAGGTTTTTGTAAATACATAGCTTTTGATTTACA encodes:
- the LOC136473592 gene encoding 7-dehydrocholesterol reductase-like, translating into MPPQIGIGSRAPTPPLPSKDFFPVKSPPLSPSILHSHTLRPQRDREAAAMAKLKPSSAGAKSTAAAAAPAPPATVHSALVTYTSMLALLSLWPPFVILLWYTMVHADGSVVRTYEHLREHGVLEGLKAIWPMPTLVAWKIIFGFGLFEAVLQLLLPGKRFEGPISPAGNVPVYKANGLQAYAVTLITYLGLWWFGIFNPAIVYDHLGEIYSALVFGSFVFCIFLYIKGHVAPSSSDSGSSGNVIIDFYWGMELYPRIGKYFDIKVFTNCRFGMMSWAVLAVTYCIKQYEMNGRVADSMLVNTALMLIYITKFFWWESGYWCTMDIAHDRAGFYICWGCLVWVPSIYTSPGMYLVNHPVNLGPQLALSILLAGMLCIYINYDCDRQRQEFRRTNGKCSVWGKAPSKIVASYQTTKGETKTSLLLTSGWWGLSRHFHYVPEILSAFFWTVPALFSHFLPYFYVIFLTILLFDRAKRDDDRCSSKYGKYWKMYCNKVPYRVIPGIY